A genomic window from Photobacterium gaetbulicola Gung47 includes:
- a CDS encoding PTS system, lactose/cellobiose specific IIB subunit (COG3414) — MKIMVVCGHGLGTSLMMEMSIKGIVKDLGVAANVDHIDLGSAKGTESDIFIGTNDIAEQLVAQGIGGKIVALDNMVDKNAMKDRLSAALQELGAL, encoded by the coding sequence ATGAAAATCATGGTTGTATGTGGTCACGGTCTAGGCACTTCTCTGATGATGGAAATGAGCATCAAGGGCATCGTGAAAGACTTGGGTGTAGCGGCAAATGTAGACCATATTGATTTGGGGTCGGCGAAAGGCACCGAAAGCGATATCTTTATCGGTACTAATGATATTGCTGAGCAGCTGGTCGCTCAGGGTATCGGCGGAAAAATCGTTGCTCTGGACAACATGGTAGATAAAAACGCGATGAAAGACCGTCTTTCTGCAGCCCTACAAGAGCTTGGCGCACTATAA
- a CDS encoding putative PTS IIA-like nitrogen-regulatory protein PtsN (COG1762,COG3711), whose amino-acid sequence MVALSQILVALSDSATKCDFDRFIYPVRSLKWPQRHKLPIEETRRAMLKELLTQDVISLHDSAENWQQAIELACQPLIDNGAIEPSYVEAIFKSHQEMGPYYVIGPGIAMPHARPENGVNRLALGLTVIRNGVNFDADENDPVKMLVTLAATDSNSHVDAIAQLAELFMNEEHVAQICAAQDVAAIRRIIETY is encoded by the coding sequence ATGGTAGCGCTATCACAAATTTTGGTAGCGCTATCAGATAGCGCTACCAAATGTGATTTTGATCGCTTTATTTATCCAGTCCGATCGTTAAAGTGGCCCCAACGACACAAGTTACCCATTGAAGAAACGAGAAGAGCGATGCTGAAAGAACTGCTTACCCAAGATGTAATTAGCCTTCATGATTCGGCTGAAAACTGGCAACAGGCGATTGAGTTGGCTTGCCAACCGCTGATTGACAATGGTGCTATCGAACCAAGCTACGTTGAGGCAATTTTCAAGTCACACCAAGAAATGGGGCCTTATTACGTCATCGGTCCAGGGATCGCAATGCCGCACGCTCGCCCCGAAAACGGTGTAAACCGCCTGGCGCTGGGGCTGACAGTGATCCGCAACGGTGTGAACTTCGATGCCGATGAAAATGATCCGGTGAAAATGTTGGTGACACTGGCTGCGACCGATAGCAACAGCCACGTCGATGCGATTGCCCAGCTCGCAGAGCTCTTTATGAACGAAGAACATGTGGCGCAAATCTGTGCCGCGCAAGATGTTGCCGCTATTCGCCGCATCATCGAAACCTATTAA
- a CDS encoding putative transcriptional regulator (COG1609), with translation MAEPRKRRSTGRATLADVAKLAGVGSMTVSRALRTPEQVSDKLREKIQQAVDELGYIPNKAAGALASGQSDTIAMLIPSMTESACGQFTGPFQSHLAKRNYQLQISYTGGVLEQEEKILTNILASSPAAIVLFGSERSAKGRKLLEACNIPVLEVNEITPLAIDLNVGVDHYQAAKVLTQQLIAQGFKNIGFIGGHGDQAILNKQLRGWQAAMLEGYLTPDHFLTSHGQASIELGAEGLAKLLLRERELDALICTHENIAMGALFECQRRVIKVPTSMAITCLDGADYCQQSYPGITAIHVDYPDMAIKASELLVEKIEDSDTPAGSAGSVNIGFQLLSRASSYTG, from the coding sequence ATGGCTGAGCCTCGAAAACGTCGCAGCACAGGTCGTGCAACACTCGCGGATGTTGCCAAACTCGCAGGTGTGGGCTCGATGACAGTATCACGGGCACTGCGTACCCCAGAGCAGGTTTCTGACAAACTGCGCGAAAAAATCCAACAAGCCGTCGATGAGCTTGGCTATATTCCCAACAAAGCCGCCGGCGCGCTCGCTTCAGGCCAGAGCGATACGATCGCCATGCTTATTCCGTCGATGACGGAGAGTGCCTGCGGCCAATTCACTGGGCCGTTTCAATCCCACCTGGCTAAGCGTAATTACCAACTGCAAATTAGCTATACCGGCGGTGTGTTAGAGCAAGAAGAGAAAATCCTCACCAACATTCTGGCCAGTAGCCCAGCGGCTATCGTACTGTTTGGCAGTGAGCGTTCGGCAAAAGGACGGAAGTTACTCGAAGCCTGTAATATCCCCGTACTCGAAGTCAATGAAATCACCCCGTTGGCCATAGATCTCAATGTCGGTGTCGATCATTACCAAGCGGCAAAAGTCTTGACCCAGCAGCTAATCGCCCAAGGATTCAAGAACATTGGCTTTATCGGTGGCCATGGTGACCAGGCGATCCTCAACAAGCAGCTCAGAGGCTGGCAGGCAGCGATGCTCGAAGGCTACTTGACCCCAGATCATTTCCTGACCTCCCACGGGCAAGCCAGCATCGAGTTAGGTGCAGAGGGGCTCGCAAAGTTGCTACTGCGAGAGCGGGAGCTAGATGCATTGATCTGTACCCATGAAAACATTGCCATGGGTGCACTGTTCGAGTGCCAACGCCGGGTGATTAAAGTACCGACATCGATGGCGATAACCTGCCTTGATGGGGCTGACTATTGCCAGCAAAGTTACCCTGGTATCACGGCTATTCACGTCGATTATCCAGACATGGCGATCAAGGCATCTGAGCTGCTGGTTGAGAAAATTGAGGATAGCGACACACCTGCGGGCTCGGCTGGCAGTGTCAACATCGGTTTTCAGCTGCTGAGCCGTGCGAGCAGCTATACCGGCTAA
- a CDS encoding hypothetical protein (COG1553) produces the protein MKPKQTLLFILNDAPYGSERSFNGLRLAINLGEQSEAETEIKIFLMSDAVSCALPAQAPGEGYHVQQMLEILIAQGAEVKLCKTCCNARGLSSLPLIEGAEIGTLDDLSLWTLQADKVVTF, from the coding sequence ATGAAACCAAAGCAAACCCTACTGTTTATTCTAAACGATGCACCCTATGGCTCGGAGCGCTCTTTCAATGGCTTGCGGCTGGCGATTAATCTTGGTGAGCAAAGTGAAGCCGAGACTGAAATCAAAATCTTTTTGATGTCTGATGCCGTCAGCTGTGCACTGCCAGCCCAAGCGCCGGGAGAAGGGTACCATGTCCAGCAGATGCTGGAGATTCTGATCGCCCAAGGTGCCGAAGTGAAACTGTGCAAAACCTGCTGCAACGCCCGCGGACTGTCGTCATTGCCACTTATCGAAGGTGCCGAAATTGGTACATTGGATGATTTATCACTCTGGACGCTACAGGCCGACAAAGTCGTGACATTCTGA
- a CDS encoding molybdenum transport regulator (COG2005), translating into MDFDATLTLSQQGKMFANPRRIALLKAIASSGSISQGAKLAGISYKAAFDAVKEMNHQSELPLIESEKGGKGGGGASLTNHGQRLVQMYELLEQIQSMGLEALNDESVPLHSLLGVMSKLSLQTSARNQLFGTIEQIENHALHDLITVVLQGGIKLTATITHGSTVRLNLHQGKDVVALIKGPAIDIKLPSSMPEAQPDQDTYDTTSGHNWIMGRVKAIDADDNSVEVTLTLNQNDEICALIDKGSEDVTGLNIGDEAYAVFPSAQVILATLS; encoded by the coding sequence ATGGATTTCGACGCAACGCTTACCTTGTCGCAACAAGGCAAAATGTTCGCCAATCCCCGCCGCATCGCCCTGCTAAAAGCCATTGCCTCGTCGGGTTCGATCAGCCAGGGGGCCAAGCTCGCAGGGATCAGCTACAAAGCCGCATTCGATGCCGTAAAGGAAATGAACCACCAGTCTGAACTTCCTCTCATCGAATCTGAAAAAGGGGGAAAAGGCGGTGGTGGCGCTTCACTGACGAATCATGGCCAGCGGCTGGTACAAATGTATGAGCTGCTGGAACAAATCCAATCGATGGGGTTGGAAGCGCTCAACGACGAAAGTGTACCGCTGCACAGCCTGCTTGGTGTCATGAGCAAGCTGTCGCTGCAAACCAGCGCCAGAAACCAGCTCTTTGGGACCATTGAGCAGATAGAAAACCATGCCCTACATGATCTGATCACTGTCGTATTGCAGGGAGGCATAAAGCTCACCGCCACTATCACCCATGGCAGCACAGTTCGGCTGAACCTGCATCAGGGGAAAGATGTGGTAGCCCTGATCAAAGGGCCGGCCATCGATATCAAACTTCCCTCGTCAATGCCTGAGGCCCAGCCCGATCAAGACACGTACGATACCACCTCGGGGCATAACTGGATAATGGGAAGAGTCAAAGCGATCGATGCCGACGACAATTCGGTCGAAGTAACCCTGACACTCAACCAAAACGATGAGATTTGTGCCCTGATTGATAAAGGAAGCGAAGACGTGACGGGGCTCAATATTGGGGACGAGGCCTACGCTGTCTTTCCCAGTGCACAGGTTATCTTGGCAACGCTAAGCTAG
- a CDS encoding D-ribose pyranase (COG1869), whose protein sequence is MKKSALINSELSYLVATLGHTDEVTVCDAGLPIPDETQRIDLALIPGVPTFIQTVKALLGEMQIEGVVMAEEFKQVSPEHHDALIALVREEEAMCGKTFNIAYVPHEAFKVHTQNSKAVIRTGECTPYANVIFQAGVVF, encoded by the coding sequence ATGAAAAAGAGCGCACTCATCAACTCAGAATTGTCCTATCTGGTTGCCACTCTTGGCCATACCGATGAAGTCACTGTGTGTGACGCGGGTCTGCCAATCCCAGATGAAACCCAACGCATTGATCTTGCCCTTATCCCAGGTGTTCCCACCTTCATCCAGACAGTAAAAGCCTTGCTGGGCGAGATGCAGATTGAAGGCGTGGTGATGGCAGAAGAATTCAAGCAAGTCAGCCCAGAGCACCACGATGCGCTGATTGCCCTAGTCAGAGAAGAAGAAGCGATGTGCGGGAAAACCTTCAACATTGCTTATGTGCCTCACGAGGCGTTCAAAGTACATACCCAGAACAGTAAAGCGGTGATCCGTACTGGCGAATGCACCCCATATGCCAATGTCATTTTCCAAGCCGGCGTCGTGTTTTAA